One region of Ptiloglossa arizonensis isolate GNS036 chromosome 8, iyPtiAriz1_principal, whole genome shotgun sequence genomic DNA includes:
- the Dora gene encoding zinc finger SWIM domain-containing dorado, with the protein RQLKLAGNRARSPVAVGGSGGGRRGGGGGGGGGNGGSSSGGGSGGGTRGTGSAAASAGPGAAEDAAGQPSPQIIEWEETDRYSFDDSDRFEEDSLCSWSSEPESLCNNWRGWRRPPVGFSPAKKTSEDGQTVPTLCELAARCVASHIPFELVEHVYPPVPEQLQLRIAFWSFPDNEEDIRLYSCLANGSADEFQRGEHFFRSRSVRDPLQIGFHLSASVNSQVMMNEKSQFNVAVTFDRRKITSCNCTCSSKAYWCAHVVAVCLHRIHMPTTVCLRAPVSESLSRLHREQLQKFAQYLISELPQQILPTAQRLLDELLSVQPSTINSYCGAPDPTAGASAHDQTSWYLDEKTLHDNIKKILIKFCVPAPIVFSDVNCLSTTAPPAAAEWSSLLRPLRGREPEGMWNLLSIVREMFKRTDRNAIPLLEIITEECMACEQILVWWFNTKVALLNGTGYGGKHNMNSNVHASQHACSSLCDEIVVLWRLAALNPGLSPAEREMLHNQFITWHMKIIDKVTKSRGSSVTHNSHNRNNGGGHKDSLKNDLALFTGFKSALEACYLDWEEYTLPGITYTAGSNPMYHCPFTCFRHVGDTRTEVNQVNSSAAVLNCQPPVSSHHHGRRPLSLGLVEFSYTDRRRLNSREFPGLCSRSGGGDGNRSSVSSEGFCENETDMPDIPEPQVVLVRRGYAQLNNCGDTDSQEGGGSESSSNAQNSDKHRSNASSEIHSDSSDSSNNKAACDTKCSRTNLDYREKSRTVLPKGTGSKSEQESDMEKDPSRRPSKDESSSSSSDSRSGDEYHVYYYDPKAVAGSNGASGKDFKNHSQAASTPNASTILGNLTKTEDPWDILFARAEGLYAHGHTKEACILGVQLGEELLANPPNLMIDEPPMHVKGKKKKQHVNPASHQLTCLASATLAKCCFLCTVLAENPEYYNLAFRVGLFGLKMARPPANTKPLEVKLTYQESELVGLLKKIPLGPAEIAMVRQRAEQLRDGVLRSRGHALLPIMTSSFIFDVFNVPRPKHLPTDVDEDLGFDAAVAALGLKANVSEADHPLLCEGTRRQRGDLAITLLVHYKDEPTKVARIMDKLLDRDVHQLIKSPILPSYYTSNPPTKSEMVRYLHDEECSSPLAGTDVGNSDSIVGTSSRPHSSTSAELETGMSALTVQPQIVQQPVPTRTKETRYKSKRIYPSIPNQPSEAGAHFMCELAKTVLAKAGGNSSTSLFTQASTSQNHHGPHRALHMCAFQLGLYALGLHNCVTPNWLSRTYSSHVSWITGQAMEIGAPAIWFLIETWEGHLTPPEAVSIADKSSRGCDPNMVRAAAELAFSCLPHAHALNPNEVQRAILQCKEQSEMMLEKACITVENTAKGGGVYPEVLFQVAKYWYELYLRHTPGGEQQDDLSHDPLQLDLNGVLLLEPGPPVDITNGQMVPGPTQAVVVTSTQPPPQPYPAHPTITTLAPLGVGMPYPVAPYSFVHPHHSIPTFGGPMPSHRLTLPVPSVPPHMYHAAFPPHPGHPQHPQHPHHPSQPTQPPSLAQYYTPQPPPLPGTHHLFTMQQPMPVNVQAGVTGPIPGQNNMPGSALVQAQPMISTVRAQPQVHRQTQAFSPQQLRALVAAYRVGMLALETLARRVHDDRPQAKYARNPPYGEDVKWLLRVSKRLGTQYLHQLCICTVDSIVSPFVLHDVVLEAARYLARNNPALVLQHLRSALLAPLVHKCQQMYIQCMHQKLYHLAIGDYEEFVNVVCAARAAFHITPEGHVQFKEWLQSIKRSQSCKKDLWAQINVALQQNSK; encoded by the exons ATGGACAAACAGTGCCGACGTTGTGCGAGCTCGCGGCGCGTTGCGTGGCGTCCCATATACCGTTCGAGCTGGTGGAACACGTTTATCCACCTGTGCCCGAGCAGCTTCAGCTCAGGATAGCGTTCTGGAGCTTCCCCGACAACGAGGAGGACATCAGGCTCTACTCGTGTCTGGCCAATGGGAGCGCGGACGAGTTTCAGCGTGGCGAGCACTTCTTCCGTTCGAGGAGCGTGAGAGATCCTCTGCAGATCG GATTCCATCTAAGCGCCAGCGTGAACTCGCAGGTAATGATGAATGAAAAATCGCAGTTCAACGTCGCTGTGACGTTCGATCGACGGAAGATCACGTCGTGCAACTGCACTTGCTCCTCGAAGGCCTATTGGTGCGCCCACGTGGTCGCGGTGTGCCTCCACAGGATACACATG CCGACCACGGTGTGCCTGAGAGCTCCAGTTAGCGAATCCCTGTCACGTTTGCATCGGGAGCAACTGCAGAAGTTCGCGCAGTACCTCATCAGCGAGTTGCCGCAGCAGATTCTACCGACTGCCCAGCGCCTCCTGGACGAGTTGTTGTCGGTGCAACCGAGCACCATCAACAGCTACTGCGGTGCTCCGGATCCCACGGCGGGTGCCTCGGCTCACGACCAAACCTCTTGGTACCTAGACGAGAAAACCCTCCACGACAACATCAAGAAGATCCTGATCAAGTTCTGCGTCCCGGCACCGATAGTCTTCAG CGACGTTAATTGCCTGAGCACCACCGCGCCTCCTGCGGCCGCCGAATGGTCCTCGTTGCTGCGACCGTTGCGGGGACGGGAGCCGGAGGGTATGTGGaatctgttgtcgatcgtgcgCGAGATGTTCAAAAGGACCGATCGTAACGCCATACCGTTGCTGGAGATCATCACGGAGGAGTGCATGGCCTGCGAGCAGATACTCGTCTGGTGGTTCAATACCAAAGTGGCGTTGCTGAATGGCACCGGTTACGGCGGCAAGCACAACATGAACAGCAACGTGCACGCCTCGCAGCACGCTTGTTCGTCCCTCTGCGACGAGATCGTCGTCCTTTGGCGACTGGCCGCTTTGAATCCCGGCCTCTCGCCGGCCGAGCGTGAGATGCTGCACAATCAGTTTATCACTTGGCACATGAAGATCATAGATAAG GTGACGAAAAGTCGAGGCAGCTCGGTGACGCACAATTCACACAACAGGAACAACGGTGGCGGTCACAAGGATTCATTGAAGAACGATCTGGCCCTTTTCACCGGCTTCAAATCGGCACTCGAGGCGTGCTATCTTGATTGGGAGGAGTATACCTTGCCGGGTATCACGTACACCGCCGGAAGCAATCCCATGTATCATTGTCCGTTCACCTGTTTCCGGCATGTCGGAGATACCAGGACCGAGGTGAATCAG GTGAACTCGAGCGCGGCGGTGCTGAATTGTCAGCCGCCGGTCTCTTCTCACCATCACGGGAGACGGCCGTTGAGTCTGGGTCTCGTAGAGTTCAGTTACACGGACCGTAGACGATTGAATTCACGGGAGTTCCCGGGTCTGTGTTCGCGTAGCGGAGGCGGTGACGGGAACAGAAGCAGCGTCAGTTCCGAGGGTTTCTGCGAGAACGAGACCGACATGCCCGATATACCCGAGCCTCAAGTAGTCCTCGTTAGACGAGGTTACGCTCAACTAAATAATTGCGGGGACACGGATTCACAG GAGGGTGGCGGCAGCGAGTCATCCTCGAACGCTCAAAATTCGGACAAGCACCGCTCAAACGCCTCGTCCGAGATACATAGTGATAGTAGTGATAGTAGTAATAACAAAGCTGCCTGCGACACGAAGTGCAGCAGGACGAATCTCGACTACCGAGAGAAATCGCGTACAGTGTTGCCGAAGGGGACGGGTTCGAAGAGCGAGCAGGAGTCCGATATGGAGAAGGATCCTTCGAGGAGACCGTCCAAGGACGAGAGTTCGTCGTCCAGCAGCGACAGCCGATCCGGCGACGAGTATCACGTTTATTATTACGATCCGAAGGCAGTCGCGGGTAGCAACGGTGCCTCTGGCAAGGACTTTAAGAATCATTCGCAAGCGGCCAGCACACCGAACGCCAGCACGATACTCGGCAACCTGACCAAGACCGAGGATCCTTGGGACATATTATTCGCCAGGGCGGAAGGTCTCTACGCTCACGGTCACACGAAGGAGGCGTGCATACTGGGTGTGCAACTCGGAGAGGAACTGTTGGCCAATCCACCGAATCTCATGATCGACGAGCCACCGATGCACGTgaaagggaagaagaagaag CAACACGTAAACCCGGCGTCTCATCAGCTAACGTGCCTTGCGTCGGCTACATTGGCCAAGTGCTGCTTTCTCTGCACGGTCCTCGCGGAGAATCCGGAGTATTACAATCTGGCGTTCAGAGTCGGTTTGTTCGGTCTGAAAATGGCCAGGCCACCGGCCAATACCAAACCGTTGGAG GTGAAATTGACTTACCAAGAGAGCGAACTGGTCGGTCTTCTGAAAAAAATTCCGTTAGGTCCCGCCGAGATAGCTATGGTCCGACAGAGAGCCGAACAATTGAGAGACGGTGTTCTGCGTTCCAGGGGCCACGCGCTTCTACCGATCATGACGTCCAGTTTTATATTCGACGTCTTCAACGTGCCAA GACCAAAACACCTGCCCACAGACGTCGACGAGGATCTTGGGTTCGATGCGGCAGTCGCCGCATTGGGGCTGAAAGCGAACGTGAGCGAAGCCGATCATCCGCTTCTTTGCGAAGGCACGCGACGTCAGAG GGGGGATTTGGCTATTACATTGCTGGTCCATTACAAAGACGAGCCAACGAAAGTGGCGAGAATTATGGATAAATTGTTGGATCGGGACGTTCACCAGTTGATCAAGTCGCCGATACTACCTAGTTATTATACGTCGAATCCACCGACCAAGAGCGAG ATGGTAAGATACCTTCACGACGAAGAGTGCTCCTCTCCCCTGGCTGGAACGGACGTTGGAAACAGCGATAGTATTGTCGGCACTAGCAGCAGACCGCACAGTAGCACCAGCGCGGAACTAGAAACTGGTATGAGCGCGCTCACGGTGCAACCGCAGATCGTTCAACAACCTGTGCCTACTAGAACTAAAGAAACAAG ATACAAAAGTAAGAGAATATATCCGTCTATTCCTAATCAACCATCCGAAGCGGGTGCACACTTTATGTGCGAATTGGCGAAGACGGTTCTCGCGAAAGCCGGTGGCAACAGTTCCACGTCGTTGTTCACGCAAGCGTCCACCAGCCAGAATCATCACGGGCCCCACCGTGCGCTTCACATGTGCGCGTTTCAACTCGGTCTGTACGCGCTCGGACTGCACAATTGCGTTACTCCGAACTGGCTAAGCCGCACGTATTCGAGCCACGTCTCTTGGATAACCGGCCAGGCAATGGAAATCGGAGCGCCGGCGATTTGGTTCCTTATCGAGACCTGGGAGGGACATCTTACGCCACCGGAAGCGGTCAGCATAGCGGACAAGTCGTCCAGAGGATGCGATCCGAACATGGTCCGAGCGGCTGCAGAACTCGCTTTTTCTTGTTTACCGCATGCTCACGCGCTCAACCCGAACGAGGTGCAGAGGGCAATTTTGCAG tgCAAGGAACAAAGCGAAATGATGCTAGAAAAGGCTTGCATCACGGTGGAGAATACAGCGAAAGGCGGTGGCGTTTATCCGGAAGTGCTTTTCCAGGTTGCCAAGTATTGGTACGAGTTGTATCTTAGG CATACTCCTGGCGGAGAGCAGCAAGACGACTTGTCGCACGATCCTCTGCAGTTGGATCTGAACGGTGTGCTTTTATTGGAGCCTGGACCACCGGTGGACATAACGAACGGACAAATGGTGCCTGGGCCGACCCAAGCTGTTGTTGTGACCAGTACTCAACCACCTCCTCAACCGTATCCTGCACATCCAACTATAACTACACTCGCACCTTTGG GGGTTGGCATGCCATACCCAGTGGCGCCTTACAGTTTTGTACATCCCCACCACTCCATCCCAACATTCGGCGGACCGATGCCTTCGCACAGGTTAACTCTACCGGTACCATCGGTTCCACCGCACATGTATCATGCGGCATTCCCGCCTCATCCGGGTCATCCGCAACATCCTCAACATCCGCACCATCCGTCACAGCCCACGCAACCACCGTCGCTAGCGCAATACTACACACCGCAACCCCCGCCACTGCCGGGAACTCATCATTTATTCACCATGCAACAGCCTATGCCAGTTAAC GTACAAGCAGGAGTGACGGGTCCCATTCCCGGGCAGAATAACATGCCTGGATCGGCGTTGGTCCAGGCGCAACCTATGATATCGACTGTGAGAGCTCAGCCTCAG GTCCATAGACAAACGCAGGCCTTTAGTCCGCAACAACTCCGAGCTCTCGTAGCCGCGTATCGCGTGGGCATGTTAGCCCTGGAGACGTTGGCCCGGCGCGTCCACGATGACAGACCTCAGGCAAAATACGCGCGCAATCCGCCGTACGGCGAGGACGTGAAATGGCTGCTGAGAGTCTCGAAACGCCTCGGTACACAGTATCTCCATCAGCTTTGTATCTGCACCGTGGACAGCATCGTTAGTCCTTTCGTTCTTCACGACGTTGTATTGGAGGCGGCGCGTTACCTGGCCAGAAACAATCCAGCTCTCGTGCTCCAACACCTGAGATCCGCACTTCTGGCGCCCCTTGTCCACAAATGCCAACAAAT GTACATTCAGTGCATGCATCAGAAGTTGTACCATTTGGCGATAGGGGATTACGAGGAATTCGTGAACGTCGTGTGCGCCGCGAGGGCGGCGTTCCACATCACTCCTGAGGGACACGTACAGTTCAAGGAGTGGCTACAATCCATTAAAAG ATCTCAATCCTGTAAGAAAGATCTGTGGGCACAAATCAACGTGGCGTTACAACAGAATAGCAAATGA